Proteins found in one Ornithorhynchus anatinus isolate Pmale09 chromosome 8, mOrnAna1.pri.v4, whole genome shotgun sequence genomic segment:
- the SOX18 gene encoding transcription factor SOX-18 — MNISAPPYCVEEIPQARGDCSWGPGPEPASDPGLAFRHTPGLDSAPSRTPSPAPGSGPGSGPGSGPGFAAFRPGGPAGPASPPSPDPSPEPGYGYSPPPGRGDGKPGEDSRIRRPMNAFMVWAKDERKRLAQQNPDLHNAVLSKMLGQSWKALSPGEKRPFVEEAERLRIQHLQDHPNYKYRPRRKKQAKKIKRLEPNILLHNLSQPRSGEGFAMTHPGPAQPGHQQPPPLNHFRELHPLGSDLENYGLPTPEMSPLDVLEQSEPAFFPPHMQEDCGLMPFRAPYPHPHPHGPPLEYPPEKALGRDLLGPYGQPPASAHLAEALRTAPPPGLYYGQLCSGAPAGLSPHLGQLSPPPEAHHLDGVEQLSQADLWTDVDRNEFDQYLNMSRTRPDGPGLPYQVSLSKVTPRPLSCEESSLISALSDASSAVYYSTCITG, encoded by the exons ATGAATATATCTGCGCCGCCTTACTGTGTAGAGGAGATCCCGCAAGCCAGGGGCGACTGTTCATGGGGTCCCGGGCCGGAGCCCGCTTCTGACCCCGGGCTCGCCTTCCGCCACACCCCGGGGCTCGACTCCGCGCCCAGCCggacccccagcccggcccccggctccggccccggctccggccccggctccggccccggcttcGCCGCCTTccggccgggggggccggcgggcccCGCCTCGCCGCCCAGCCCGGACCCCAGCCCGGAGCCCGGCTATGGATACAGtccgcccccgggccggggcgACGGCAAGCCCGGCGAGGACTCCCGCATCCGCCGGCCCATGAACGCCTTCATGGTCTGGGCCAAGGACGAGCGCAAGCGGCTGGCGCAGCAGAACCCGGACCTGCACAACGCGGTGCTCAGCAAGATGCTGG GTCAGTCGTGGAAAGCCCTGAGCCCCGGCGAGAAGCGCCCGTTCGTGGAGGAGGCGGAGCGGCTGCGCATCCAGCATCTGCAGGATCACCCCAATTACAAGTACCGCCCCCGGAGGAAGAAGCAGGCCAAGAAAATCAAGAGGCTGGAACCCAATATCCTGCTGCACAACctttcccagccccgcagcgGCGAGGGCTTCGCCATGACTCACCCGGGGCCCGCACAGCCCGGCCACCAGCAGCCTCCCCCCCTCAACCACTTCAGAGAACTCCACCCCCTGGGCTCCGACCTGGAGAACTACGGACTGCCCACGCCGGAGATGTCCCCGCTGGACGTGCTGGAGCAGAGCGAGCCGGCCTTCTTCCCTCCGCACATGCAGGAGGACTGCGGGCTGATGCCGTTCCGGGCCCCCTACCCGCACCCGCACCCGCACGGCCCGCCGCTGGAGTACCCCCCGGAGAAGGCCCTGGGCCGGGACCTGCTCGGGCCCTACGGGcagccccccgcctccgcccaccTGGCCGAGGCCCTGAGgaccgccccgccgcccggcctctACTACGGCCAGCTGTgcagcgggg ccccggccggcctGTCCCCCCACCTGGGCCAGCTGTCCCCCCCGCCCGAGGCTCACCACCTGGACGGCGTGGAGCAACTGAGTCAGGCCGACCTGTGGACGGACGTGGACCGCAATGAGTTCGATCAGTACCTGAACATGAGCCGGACTCGACCGGACGGCCCGGGCCTTCCCTATCAGGTGTCTCTCTCCAAAGTGACTCCGCGGCCCCTCTCCTGCGAGGAGAGCAGTCTCATCTCGGCCTTGTCCGACGCCAGCAGCGCCGTGTACTATAGCACCTGCATCACCGGCTAG